The nucleotide sequence TTttttaaggggctgtttggtagcctcttaatgaccattcagatgctacctcttaatggtttaaaacctctgaatgaataagaggtaagctcaagtctgaatggttaagagttaacctctgaatgataaatcatcacatgtcacattcttctaccttctcattcgTAAAATGACCATTTTCCAAAACAACCCGTCCTAACCCAAACCTGTTTCCCTGCCAACCTGACCAGTCCGTTTTGCCAGGCATAGCCCCaacaaatcaaaatcaaatccTAATTTCATATGCCGATTGAGAgtaaaaaggggggggggggttaaaaaAGATGCGTATGTACAAGTTATAGAACATTTGTAGGTCATAACTTAAGCACTCAACCAACAAGTGTGGTATCAAAGATCCGATATCTTATGCTACTTCAGACATCAGTCTCATCAATATTATAAGAGCATAAGCAGCATTCCACCCATGGATTTCTTAGCTTTTCATCCGAATCGGCATTCTGTTTCTTCAACTCCAAGCAACGCGTTATGCTTTTTAATCATCGTATCAATGGAGGGATAGCCCCCAAAAAACTTCACCTAATAAAAAAAGAAAGCAAGGACAATAAAGATTAGAAACAAAAGAGAGTTATGCTACTCtatatttaaaaagaaaatacaAACCCCGTCTTCTGCATATATATAAACATGAATTCTGGCAGTAGGATCTTCAAGGGTGAGTCTAATCCTGTAAGTACCACAACACAAGGAGCTTTGAAGTCCCTAGGATGATCTGGCAGTGTTGCCACTACCCGAACTACACATCTGAATTTGGCTATCACCTGAATATTTAAACTCATCATCACATAACAAATGCTTTGATAGTGGAAGAAGACTGTTATACCTCTGGATAGGTGAGGACGTCCATTAGCGTAACAAATGGCACATCTTGATGGTTCGTATCTGCATATAAATGTAGAAAGTAGAAACGTGGGACTGTATAAGTGTATATAAATGaaagtaattaaaaaaaatatgcaAAGTGTAAGGGCTGGACCTGTAACTTTAGAAGGCCAGGGGAGGCACGTGAACAGCTTTCGATCCCATTTGCTTTCCGCCCGTTCTTCATATGTCCTGAACCACGTGATAAAATGTGTGAATTTTTCTACAATTTTAACAGTCCAAATAATTTATTGTGTATACTTAACCTTCGACGATGTATTGCATGGTCATCATCGTCAGGCAAGAAACTTAACTTAGATTTTGAGAGCAGAATGCCACACCATAAACATAACGAACttcaaaatttatgttcttaAACTGAACCCGTTTACCGGGCTTCAGTAAGTGAAGGTCCAGCTTCTCTTTGCAGTTGCCATTAGTCATCCTTAAAACAGTTCCAACAGTTGGGGAATTTACACAAAACGTTTCTTGACAGAGGTATTGGTTCCAGCTGCAACGGAAGAGGGTTGTCAAATTCTTCATCAAGCCTACAGATGTAGATAAcgacaaaatttagaacgaaaatCAACAAAGAACTGCAGAGACTCCACATATGTGTATAAGTGGTTAATAAGCATGAATAACATGGAGTCAACATGTGAGCTTAACCACTAAAGGTTAAACATCACTCACTTTGTGTGAATATTTACTGGTGGAGCATCGGTTCCATCCCATACGAAAAGCATCCACTCACCATCTTTGTTTTGTTGATAAAAAGATCGTTTTTAACAGGGTCGGTTTTTAAACCAGTTTGATCGCCTTAAGATCCGAATTGATACGGATCGGTTTGGGTCGGGCTTCAAACCTGTTAtaaaaaaactgattttttttacatatatacaTTTTTTGGATTAAAACAAACAATTTACTAAAAAATCACTTAAAACTTATAAAAACCAGTTTTATTTAAACTGTAAAAAAACAGTTCTTTTTAAATCGGTTTTCAATGTGTGATGGGGAAACCGGTGGTTTCGGTCTGTGTTGAAACCGGTTTATAAAAATTCGTTTCTTTTTAAAACCCGAATCGGGTTTTTTTTCCGTTTTTTCCCAAACCGAGTTTTATGCCCACCTCTATTGCCAATGCAGTTCTATGCGTATGCGGTTGATGAATAATCCAGGAATGAAAAGTTATAAAACAAACGCACATAAGTACATAACTATTCTGTTACTTACAGGTTGCTGTGAAAAATGAAAATAAGGACACATATGCTCCAGAAATGACTGAATTTGATCTGGTGATGCAGGTATAAACTTCTGTGTTCGTCTTGTGAAGTATTACGTCTGCAAAAATCTCGGGTTATTGATTATACCTCTAGCACCCTCCAACCGGTAGATCTGCAACACAAAAACCTCCTCGATTAGCGCATTgactgttttaaaaaaaaattattgaagTAGTTATCtataaaaagattttaaaaataatataaaagtgTTTACGGGTCAATCCAACTTGAGTTGGCAAATCTCAACCCGTACTAAACAAAAATCCCATTGCCCGACCCAATCTCTTGCGTACTCCGTGATGTGCTGAGTTGACGATAGAACGCATGAACGAAGCTAAATCAGTACACGATATGTTCTTGTATCAACTGTAGAAACATTAACAACATATAGTACGGCTGATTCTACATGTCAAGCTGCCAGTGACAGAAAAGTACCACCAACGCTTGTTACCCTATCTTTACCATGGTTGGACTCCACACGACAACCATTCTCGAATGCCGCTTCCCCTCCTTCATTCTTGTTCGCTTCTCTCTCTTTATCCTCATCAGTCAGATGACCCCTTTGCCCTTCCGCATCAGGAGAAGCAGTAGCAGTAGTGGTGAAAATAACGACATCAGTCTCTGCAGTAACATTGGCACCATCATTCTCAGTCTTGTATTGATCTTGTGCAACCGGGACTTCTCCTTTGTTGTTCTCGTTAGCTTCATTGACATCAGCAACCTCATTGACAGGCTTAGTTTCTTCCACTGGGGTTTCTCCTTTGTTGTTCTCATTGGCTTCATTGACATCAGCAACCTCATTCACAGGCTTAGTTTCTTCCACTGGGGTTTCTCCTTTGTTGTTCTCATTGGCTTCATTGACCTCAGCAACCTCATTGACATGCTTAGTTTATTCCACTGGGGTTTCTCCTTTGTTGTTCTCATTGGCTTCATCGACATCAGCAACCTCATTCACAGGCTTAGCTTCCTCCTCTGATGGGGGCATATTTGGAATTTCACACACGCCTTCAACAGGAGTTTCATCTTTCTCGTCTTTTCCTTCAGTTTCCTTGAGGGCATTTTCGTCCTTTTCTTCACCTTCCACAGGGACGTTTGTGTCCTTGTCTTGCTTCTCGCTGTCTTCCGTTGTAGTTTTTTCCGAAGCCTCTTCTTTTTGTTTGACATCATCAGGTTTTTCTGCTTCCTGCATTCAACatatttctctttctctttccctGGGGTTTCATCTTCTTTGGGTTCTTTGTCTTTTTTGTCCTTCTTTGAAGTAGAAGACCGTCTAGGCTTTTTCTTGACGGGTTCAGTTTCAACCGGTGGTGGAGCTTGCTTGACTTTCTCAATGATTCTTGAAGACCGCCTCGGGGTTTCACCGGTTCCCTAGTTCAATTATGAGATTTTGGGCCCGCCAGGGTGTGCTTTTAGGTATTGATCCAGCTGCTTCCTTGTGGTGATCTCTTCACCAGTTGGCGTAGTGAACACAATCTCGTTTTTCTTTGGTGTCCCTACTTTCTTTGGCAAGAGCTGCAAGTAACAAATCACAATTTAAAAGTCAATCAGAGAAGTATATATCCACACGAAAAGAACCCAAAACAATTCAAGTGCTAACCATATGTCATAAAAGAGAGTAAAAATTAACTATTCTGGTTATTGCAtttgcttactttagtttaatttgTATTTCAAGTTATCTGTTACTAACCAGAATCAAATAATTAGTCGATACACTCTGCCTACAATAGCCATCGAATTGGATTATATACTTACAATCTAAATCTTACCCTCTTGAGGGAAATACTAAGATACTCATAACACGATTCATACATGCAGCTTATTCTAAACCAAGCTAACCATCAAATAAGGCGGCTTATTCTGCAATCTTCCTTAAGAAGCGCATTTACTCTCTTAGAAATATGGCCGGCTTCAAAATTTCCATCATTTACCAGAACAATGAATATCTAAACCTTAATCCACTTTACCACAACTCACCTTCACAGGTGACGGTGTTCCAACTTATAAACATGAACCTAGAACAACCCTGTAAATATTCCCAATTATGCAATCAACGCCCTTTTAGAAGTTTGTCTTCCAAAGATGACATGTCAACTAATATACAAAACGCTATTGTTCAAGTGATACGTATCCAATCATCCAAAGAATGTCATTTCTTCGGTGATCATCAGTCATACTTCACTATAACTCAACAAATAAAAAATAACCAACGGAAAATCAATCATATATTGTAGCTATAGAAGTATGATAGAAGTCAGAAAATGAAGTATATCTTCTAAACGAACAGTAtcagaagaaaaaaaaatatatgtcaCTAAACTGATTTATCAGCATATGCAGTCAAAAGAAATGGTAACACAGCCATATCAAATACCTTGAACACAATTACAGCAATGTGCAGTAATTTTAAAAGTATTTTTTTCTCCATAAATGATATGTAGTCATTACACATAAATGAAAAAAGAAACCATTTAGGAACCAAGAAGTCTTGTAACAATAAACAAGTATGAATGTGGACTAACTTATCACATTTATCATCATCTGGTAGTAAGCTAAGCATGTGAGAACCACAAAACTAAGCATTCAGCTCCAACTTCAAGGATACGTGCTTCAATGTAACCTCATGCTTTAGTTATTACCTCAACTCGTGTCATTTAACTCTTCCCCTCCTCGTAAAGTTATAGCCTTCACAACTGTCTTTTGGACGTCATAACAAACGTTTCCCAGATCGTCATCTAACACAAAACAACCAAAATcattgatgtattgcaaaatacatcttttattcgtgtaaagtttgtatagttttcgttatatttagttttgattTTCATTAGAATATGCATGCTATTAATTAAATCGTGTTTC is from Helianthus annuus cultivar XRQ/B chromosome 9, HanXRQr2.0-SUNRISE, whole genome shotgun sequence and encodes:
- the LOC118481695 gene encoding myb-like protein X: MQEAEKPDDVKQKEEASEKTTTEDSEKQDKDTNVPVEGEEKDENALKETEGKDEKDETPVEGVCEIPNMPPSEEEAKPVNEHVNEVAEVNEANENNKGETPVEETKPVNEVADVNEANENNKGETPVEETKPVNEVADVNEANENNKGEVPVAQDQYKTENDGANVTAETDVVIFTTTATASPDAEGQRGHLTDEDKEREANKNEGGEAAFENGCRVESNHGKDRVTSVGGTFLSLAA